AAATATATAGACATCACACGATGATCttgtttctatttatttatgttaagAAACCAATCAGTAGGAATCAATTTcaaaaagtttttgtttttgttgattgaaaaaaattatcagATTAATTATATGGTTCATAATATTAGGCATAGATTTTGTTTATATGCTGTTTGTCACATATGTATACCCACCTGCAAAATATATAAGAGATTTTGAGATTGTGTCTCCTCCAACAGAGAATCAGATTTGCCTGTACTAATTACATCATTTTCTGCTAATTGGGTTTGACCAAACTTAATTGGGCATCATTCAACATTAATTATTGTATATGTAACATGACAAGATAGTGTTCGGCGTTCATTAGTGCTTGCTTTATGTAAATTAGTTGTTCCAATTAATTAGGAATATCAGATTAGACTAAAGATTAAGTATATGATTGAACATACAGATTGGAAATAATAGGACACAGTTGATAATGACTCCATTAGCACTCTAGTATAGTAGTTATGCATGAATTGAGTCCACGTGGGGGAGGTATGGGTGTGACAAATGTTACTAAGAATGTAGACATGGCTCAAATATTCTAGGTCATGCTAAGTCCATGTGTTGTTCACATGTTCTTGCTCACCAGCTGCCTTGTATATATCTTTAAATCAACatcaaatttgacaaaaatgCCAAACCATATCATGATTAGTAGGTATTAATTTGGACATTTATGGTTCCAAATCTTATATTATATCATCTCCTCACGTTACCGTAATGCATAAGCTCTCAGACAATTTTTCTATGTTTAATTTGAGCCTTTAAAATAGTCGATAACGAGTCGTTTTAAAAAAGAGATGGAACATTTGTGTAGCAAAAATACACCTTAAGTTTGCCTGTATTTACTGTGATTCACTAGCATTTCAAATATCAAAAGCCGACCGTTAATCCTTCTCATTGCACTCGAACTCGATCCCCTTTTCCAATATTTAGACTAGTTTATAATAAATTTATGGagcaatcaaaattttaaacttATATAGAGTGTATTAAGTATTTAACAAAATCCCTTGTCTTTTCCgataatattaaaaatgaagGTTGTTACCACTTACCGCCGGTTGGCGCCTACATTCTGAAAGAGGGGGGAGGGATGGATGAAGACCTAGAAAACAGCATTGCACATGTCTGTCCCTTtcactgatttttttttaattaaaaacataaatagTAGAATTGTTCCTTGTCAATATCGTTCGAAAATCATGGAGACCACCACCAACTTTCTAGTAACTCCTCATCCAagacatttttttataaataaattagccTCACTCAtctttttgtatgttttttttttttaaatttattcaaCACAGTTCGAGGGAGCAAAGCCTGTGTTACTCTATTCAGATGCAACCAGCCAAACTTTGAAGGCACATTGTTTGGGTTGATGACGCCTCATGTGCCAAAAGGCGCACCTGGTTTTCCCTCGAGCTTTGCCTCCGTTATTATTCAACTTCTGCAATTTTATATCACAACTTCAAGAATTGTTATATGTTAAggaatatttttttactaaatatataaatttttttttccaggaAAATATATTGTTTCATATGTTGTATTGTATGAATGTCAATTAGCCGttataattgaataaaaaaagaatacatcACTTGATTAATAGATAGTGGGGCtgacaaaatatttaataaaataccTTGCAATAAACATTTTGTGGTTGcgcatttttttttccttaatatcgataatattgtCGAAATATTGAGGATATTATAGTTTTTTCGGGGAGGGAGATATTTTGGAACATATGCATGTAATTATCGTATaattatcgataatatcagGGAAATTTTAGCCCCGATAATATCATTCAATTATCATCAACATTTGGTCAGTATTGATAATATCGCGATATGAACAtagaatagaaaaaaaaaaataattaaaaggcTTATGCGTGCACACAGGGGGGATTTGAATCCCTGTCACTTCCATTCTTCCTTCAACACCTTATATTGATGGAAAAAATCCGAGACCCAATCTCATATCCATATATATAGGTGGCATGTTAATAATTACATACAAAACTATACTCTACACATAGGGATGATGAAGAcagtgaaaaatttgaacatcATAGGAACTTTAtttggtactaagtcactcatgtatttTACCATGCAATTTATAAagtgtaaattataataaataaatgattataGTGTATTTAATCTTCTCATTAATTGCTACATATATTCTAAACTCacagtgtttgtcagctcgctatataatcaacttaaattagtcAAACCCACCAtacaatgcatttccttccaattttttgtgataaaataataaataattgactaaataaatatCCTCTAAAGTTTCAatcaaatttccaaatttttcttacaatttttgttgtttttattcaGTTTTTACCGATGTCGataattttttgatatttccATCTTTTTGGGCCCCCAATATTTCCAAAACCCTTAATATTTTGGACCTTAATTTTAACTAACTACTcttttgatgaaaaaaaaaaatccatagTAGTTCATTTAGTTGTAAAATAATTTCTTCCAACACGAGAATTGACcgttctcctttttttttaatttgtaaacGTTACATACATATCCCTTCAATCTTCTAATACGTGTACGTATCAACTAACTCTTAATCTAGTGTCTAATGTTAAAAGAAACCCTAAATTCGGATCCCcaattgatttaaattaaaatctcatataaattataatgaaATTCCTTTTATTCACttccaaaagaagaagaaaaaaacattttaaTGAAATTACAATGACACCCCTCCCCCTCACCTAAGTTCCCTTTAAATATGAACCTTCGTTCCCCTTTCCAAATCCTCCAAAAGCAACAcactactctctctctctctctctctctctctctctctctctctcttggttGCTTAGGAAAACATTCATTTAATCTAAAACATCATCACCATGGCCAAAGGTGGGAAGCTAACAAAGCTCAAGTCAGTCCTCAAGAAGTGGAACTCATTCAGCAAGCAGAACAGCCGCCCAAGCCTCAACTCCGTAGTCTCCCCCGACGACGACTTCTCCTCATCCCCCGCCGTTATCTCAGCCGAGCTCCGCCCGGTCTACGTGGGCAAGTCTCGACGACGCTACCTCGTAAACTCCGACGTCGTAGACCACCCGCTTTTCAAGGAGCTGGCAGACAGGTCCGGGGACTCAGACGACCACACAATCAATGTCGCATGCGAGGTGGTGCTGTTCGAGCACTTGCTTTGGATGCTCGAGAATGCCGATCCTCAGCCCGAGTCAATGGACGAGTTGGTCGAGTTCTATGCCTGCTGCTGATGAGGAGGAAGTAATATTATATGtaatgctatatatatatataggtgaCTGAGGAAAATAATGagtaagagagagaggtggggGTAATTCTGTGTGGTCATCTGCACAGTAGAAGGTTGTACATTGTTGATAGATCGAGTGGAGAGGAGGATAAAAAATTGGTTTGAGAGTGTGTGATTTGATTGCACGGTTGAGGATGATTAACCCAATATTTCACATCCATCTGGGCTGGTGGGAAATTCGTTAGTTCTGTCATTCTTCTTTGTTCATTCTATTCTAAAGatttatgaatatatataaatattaatgtTTCTTTCTTGTAGTTTGATGATTATTTTATGTCGCATATATCACACCTTCTTACTTGATGTGGTTGGAATGTAATTAAGCGAACTCCGCATAATTTACAGTGTAATTATTAGTTAGAAtgtgtatttcactaattacATAATTGATTACATCTCACGACAATGAGATCCATACGTGCTTATTTGGGGAGTTGAATATTTAAGCTTTATGATAAATGTGATAGTGCGGTACATGTAGCATGTGGTATATACGTCCAAAATAATGTCAACATTGGAAGAAACTATATAGTACGACCATTTAATTATTCACCTGTTCAAAGTTCCTGGCCACACAAATTAACTGGGTAGTTAGTGGTACTTCAGACATTAGCTAGCTACGATTTAATTACCAAGTAAAATTCAATTAGCTGTTCGGGTGCAGAATAAAgaacacatatatatatatttaattgttCTATTTAATTTGTGACATTTTGATAAATTTTATGTTACTTAGTGGTGAAGAGAAATAATGCAACTTTACATGTGGATGAGTTTGGTCTGACGACAACAATACGTGGTcctttgtatttttatgtCGCAAATGGGTCCTGCGCGGGAGTTTTGGAGAACCATAACATGCTGTGGAAATTGACAATTGGGAAGAAAGAGCAAAACATAATGGCTCCCTTTAAAATTCCGTGCGTAttaaaatggttttttttctcctGTCTTTTTAACATCGCCAACAACAAGAATAAGCAAACGACAACAAATCCTTTGGAATAAGACAAGACCGGGTTGTAGccttaattaaataattcaGTGACAGTGGAGACTAAGCTAACCAAGTATCACGTCGGAgcttatattataatatctctttatattttatattaacatTAAAAACGTttattcaaaataataatgaattaatataattaaaaccCACCAGCAAAGGTAGCTTGGGTTCGGATACTAATCTCCTTTTCTCTATAACCAATTTGTTgagataaacagaaaaaaaaattgtgagaattaattttttatgagtAGTCTCACATTTTATGTGTAAGAGGCCGTCCGCGCAAGACTTACACTAAAATCtcttataattatattttttgaatttagaAGTCAATTCAATACAAACATATTTTTAAAGAGCATGTagaataaaaaagtaaaatacaCCCTTGCAACTAACCAATTAAAGGTCGACCTACCTTAGAGAAATACTGAAATGGTgctaaaaaaactaaaaataaaaaagaaaggccCTGAGAGACAGCAGGGAAGTCAACAACTTTACAGGAAGCACACCTTTCGGCAGAAACTAATattaattcataattaaacTTTGATACGATTATAATAAACTTGCATTGAAAAATATTCCTACACATAAAGTCATCAGAAAAATGCTTTTGCATATAGTTGAGGAAGCTAGGCTAATGATTAGGTGGTTAGAGAGATGCCTTTGCCATCGAAATAGATATCATAGAACCACACGCTTAGTGTTTCTTGTTTGATTTGTTGGGTTTTGGAGGAGAAAAAAAGCGCTTTTATTGCAAGTGATTGAAGACTTTAATTACATACGAAAGTGGATGACACAACAAAGCTTTGTTGAATGCATGCATTTGGTATAACCAGAAACGCGTCGCCAAGCTGTGATTGCCAACCCGTAAAGCTCTTAAGTCTTAAGTCTTGAGTATTTATAGCTTGCTTGTTTCTATACTGTCTGTCAAAAAGGTcatgaataattaaattagaGTTGGAATCCAAAGCCCGTACTGGTTTTTGCGTACTATGATTTGTTTAAGCGCTAATTAAGCTTTGATTGAAATGTAGAGGATATAGATTATGGGCAATTCATTTTAGTTTATGATGAGGGATGTTACaccaaatcaattacaataaaaCTAGTTGATAAGATTTAAAATTCTAGAAAGTGTCCTAATGAGACATaacacaagaaaacaaaacaaaaagtctaACCTTCTTCTCACTTATAAAAATTCGGAAATGAGTTGGAATTTAAAGATTAAGGCCCCATTTGTCAGGATGATTAGACTTGATTAGACTAGATTAGCAAAATGTCTACATTTCATGTGCAACCAAGGTCTAATAAGGATATTTCTGTCTAACTTGGAGGATGAATGATGACTATTCATAAGAGGTTGGTGACTAAAACGTATCCCTCACAATTCCACCATTTTCAAGGGGATTAGGGGGATAATGTTTAGTCATCAACCTCTTATAGATAGTCTTCATGCTTCCACCAAGTGAGGCAACATATCCATATTGTGCCTTCAACGAACatgaaatgtatgaaattTTATAGTCTAGTCTAGTCCTCCCTAATAAACAAGCTGTAAATGCCTTATATCTTACccaagaaaagaagattaatGTCATGATTTTTATGtgatgaaattttttgcaCTCTTCATAGCATGATCATTTAGGTTAACCTGTTCTTTGTATGCTTTTCAATATAGGTCATTAATTTGCAAAATGACGGATTGGAtttaaagtgaaaaaaatagcaaaacaatcaaattataaataatgagaaaaaagagaagaaataacATGCAAACTTCTAAGATGTGCTAGAAAGTTGGCATAAAACATCACTTTGAGTTCAACAATACTTCATCCAACAAAGCCATTTTTCATGGTTGTTCTTCCTAAACCCTATGTTTGTTCGGCACCTCTCATAAGCCCCCGTCGCTACGTTTATAGAACGACTGACATGAGGCCGTATGAGACTGAAATGCAGAGGACACGCCTGTGATTGCGAGGGATGCCGAACGAGTGACGAGGTCCACCCCTAAAATTTCCCATCAATCAAAAGACTATCCCATTAAATACTCTACGCAAAATTAACCTAGGGGCGAAAGgatgaaaagacaaaaatacCCCTCCCCCATGGAGCAGCCTCAGCTGTTAGGATCGAGAAAAGGACAAGACAAATTTGTAGAGAAAGAGACGGCCGTTTTTCGCGGCTTTAGATGATATGGGGATGCCCCCCCGGGAATCCCAATCATCCTTGCAGTGATTTTGTTGTCATTTGGTGACTGGACAACTGATCATGCATACGAGGGTATTTATGTCATTCTGTCCGAAGCCACCACCAGAGTCAGGCGCCAAAGACCAGCCCACGTGGGAGTGGGTCGTCAAAATCGGATTTGGCCTCAGAACGGACCACCCCCTCACCACTCTCCATGTGATGCATGGAATTTTGGTCTCCAAATCctgtgaaaattaaaattcatgcCTCAATGAATGAAGAGACCGTATTCTTTTTAGTCAAAAATCAACTTCCACTAGAAACCTTTTGCATATCAAGCTGTTCTTTATCATGctgttgtttttttatgaACAATTGACTGAATTTGTAACACAATTTGAAGTGCGCGTGTGGAAAAAGTAAAGGATAGTGATGTTGACGTTCCTCGTTTAATTTTCGGCACTTCAATAGTAGTGGTTTAGCACTAGAAATTTATAGCTTAAATAATTAAGAGTAATTATTTATGCACCTGATTATAAACGGTGTTACGAtcacaattaataaaaatttccaaataatGGATGAGAGAATGGAAAGAAATGATTGGTACAGAACGGCCTAGAGCAAATTTAGTAGAGAGTGGGTGTGTGGGGTTCGCCCTATGTAAAGCAAGAGGGCAGGAGAGGACACAAGGAAGTGTACCATTGAAGAGCCATGCAGTCAGAATCATGCAAACTTATAAGAGCACGAGATGATATAGTGTGAATGGGAATTGATTATGAAATGGCCTCTGCCTGCTTGTTTCCACAAATGAGGCTCATAATAAGTGTAGCCATATATTTTGCTCAATTTCTGATGCATAAATTGACCTAGAAGTGACATAAGGCTAACACTTGCGCTTTGTGATGCTACTTGGACGAGCAGTTTTATATGAAAGAATtcaaggaaaagaaagtttctttataaaaaacaaagagaagagCAACGACAGCATCTGTACCTGCAGAAAGGTAATTTCAACTCAACGATATGTGCACGTTTGTTAGGCACAAGACTCCAAAACCGTAAaaccaaattattattatcaaaGACATGACATGTGATGTCTCAAATCTGAAATTAAATCCCCCCACGTTACCAAAATTTTACCACTATATCCAAAAACAGTGGGTTCcatttcattcattcatactctctctctctctctctctctctctctctctctctctctctgtgcgcGCCTAGCCTGGTTAACTCTCAACTGAAACAAAGACCAAAGAAAAgtcaaataaaagaaaaaggaagggaccatttttcatattttgaggTGGATGATATCATGgacatgcatgcatgatgaGGCCAAAATACTTACATGTGCTGTTACCTTATGTtcaggatatatatatatatatatatgtatcagATTTACAGATAAATTATATGTACACCATCACCATGTCTAGCATGTTATCAGAACCATTCAGCTTTGTGCACTGCAGTGCAGCCCATACCAGAAGGCTGCTAGCTAGAACTAGGGTTTCATGtgatatgtgtatatataattgtatGCTTTGATCAGGCTGTTGTCATTTGAAAGGGAAATGGGTATGTTGGGTATCACTAGTGAGGCACCATACTCTATAGCTTCTAGGCTTCTAGGCTTAGCCCTAGTGTGTGCAGGCATATAGGCGTATAGCTCTTTCCAGTTGGCTCTAGAGATTAAATATTGCCCATACATGCACCGTTTTAGGAGAAGTATTGTGCATGCACTGTTTGGAAAACAACTGGATGTATCTGATATATCATCGCGATACATGCAACATGCTGatttttagtatatatattatatatggcTGGGGTTGTTCTGCCAAGTTGAGGAAATTAGAGAATGTTACCTGGTAACTTGTTGTCGATCGAGATGAACATTAATatttagggagattcactattatacccaatatgggggcccaaattataaaaataccatatataaaatggactttagaaacacacccaaagctcatttacaacataacaaaaaagcttttaacttcttataaattacaaaactgccatcaatttcttaaaacaagcccaaccccaaaatctcataaaaatacccaaagcactcaatagggcatcaaagtaatttaataatcaatattaaattcaataaggctagctatcattttttgggttttttttggttttgtttataggaattcaattgtgtagggtttatttataatattagtgctagaaatgggtatatcactaaatatctctaataTTTATTCATGACCAATTTAGTATATCCTTATTGTCTAGTTGTTCGATCAATCAAAATAGCATTCACAGAAATGTTCTAACATAGATTAGCAACAAACATTGAAGAGATAGTATTATAGATTCATTATAATTTTGCCTTGGTTTCAGGTTTGAGGTTTCCATACGCAATATTGTTcgtttttttggtcgaaacaCTTTCATTAAGCGAAAGGGAAAGGAAGGAGACAACCCAACAAGCTGCAACACAACCAAACAGGCAGGAGCCAGACTAACGTCTGTAAACAACCCCGGGCAACACTACAAAAAGGCCAAACAGACCAATCACACCAAACATTAATGTTATATATGTACGTATACGTAAACATTGGATTgaaggcaaaaaaagaaaaatcattggAATATTTAGATTGCCCGCACGAATAATAGTCTATAGCTAGCTAGGCTGCCCTCTAGCTTACGTCCCATTCTCTTCCTTAATTGTTTCTCCATCCATATACCTTGTTCTAAAACTCAGTGTCTGTACATAGAGCTAGGAATTAAACACACCGGCCCATCCTCATCGCCATGCCTACATTTACATGCACTACTGTTCACCCCAGAAGAGAGATGTTGGACCAGACACATTTAAGCAGTGTTCTAGCCTCTCCTCTTTGTTGGATCAGAGTCAGCACGTAGGTTTGCTTGAGGCCCAAGTAACAGGCCCTAAAATATCCAAGTTGTTGTTTGCGATAAGCGTGCCACTGTTGGAACTGTTGGTGTATAGGTGTAGCTGCTGTGATGGAATTAGAATAGGAAGGTTCTATTCTTGTTAGAAAGGCTGccttggatcatagtccaagtgtACAGCAGAGAATGTAATAGCATTTGCCACTTGTCATTATCTTATAGGGTTATGATTGAATGGCTAGATTTTGTGTTGTTATAGGGAATATTTCTTCTGTAACGGTTTTGGTCAGTAAGagaatatatgcatgtttttggtGCTGAGCTGAGACAGCTAGCATTCTTCttcaagctctctctctctctcacacacaaatCTGACCTCTCTCTACTCTAAAGCTCTCTGCATTTTCATTGAGATTGATTACATGCTTTGAATGAATCTATATGCATGATAATGTTCTGCATATGCTAACAGGAACTTGGCTTAGTCCAACAGAAAGAGATTGATTGATTTAACAGTGTGGTTCAGTGATTTGCGTGTTTAATAATCAAGCCATAGTGATCTGAATGAGGAATTTGCTCATATTAGTTCTTTTCTATGCCTTGTATAATTTATACGCTCGTTTAGTTCAAGTCTTGAAGGACCAACTCTTTATCGGGCGTAAGCTTATCGGACTAGATATATCTAGCCAATTTCTGGTTGGTTTCTTGTCCAATGAACAAGAAAGTAAATGCAGATAAACTTAAATTCGGATGAGATACAATATATTATCTGTCATCTTTCTAAGATTATCCCTACAAATGTGCCAAAAAGCATAGTTTGTTAGGTAAAATTGAAACATAAATGCGGATTATCAAATAGCCAAACAATTTCCAACTTAACTAATATTGTACATTGATAATCCGTAAAAAAGAACCTAAAAACTAAACGGTTCCGATCACGAGTTTATAGCCCATAAATAAAATGTCCTTATTTCAAGAGATTGCATTCAAATTCCTACAACTATAACGTTCAACCTCTGAAAATAGTAGTAAACCAACAAGACCAAGAAATTTGATCAACGGTCTTGTTGACATGTCCAGCCTTTCCTGTCTTGTCTAGTCTAATACCAATCTTGGGCTGGAATTTGCTTTCTTAGCCCAACCTCTACGACTCTC
Above is a genomic segment from Prunus dulcis chromosome 7, ALMONDv2, whole genome shotgun sequence containing:
- the LOC117634732 gene encoding auxin-responsive protein SAUR76, whose amino-acid sequence is MAKGGKLTKLKSVLKKWNSFSKQNSRPSLNSVVSPDDDFSSSPAVISAELRPVYVGKSRRRYLVNSDVVDHPLFKELADRSGDSDDHTINVACEVVLFEHLLWMLENADPQPESMDELVEFYACC